A window of Pseudomonas mucidolens contains these coding sequences:
- a CDS encoding tryptophan synthase subunit beta, translated as MFYVQRDAQGALIRVETAAFIESTDTLLADHLEIQAWFANEEAEVSLKQLKQSDSEMIRVLEDLIHVLIQKGVINLTDLPVAAQSKLKGRLNARESLSGLSRLINDDETGLI; from the coding sequence ATGTTCTACGTGCAACGAGATGCACAGGGCGCGCTGATTCGCGTAGAGACGGCAGCCTTCATCGAGTCGACCGATACCTTGCTGGCCGATCATCTTGAGATTCAGGCCTGGTTCGCCAACGAAGAGGCGGAGGTCAGCCTCAAGCAACTCAAGCAAAGTGACTCGGAGATGATCCGGGTGCTGGAAGACCTGATCCACGTGCTGATCCAGAAAGGCGTGATCAACCTGACCGACCTGCCCGTTGCCGCGCAGAGCAAGTTGAAGGGGCGCCTCAATGCTCGGGAATCATTGAGCGGGTTGAGCCGGCTGATCAATGACGATGAGACCGGTTTGATCTGA